Sequence from the Erythrolamprus reginae isolate rEryReg1 chromosome 2, rEryReg1.hap1, whole genome shotgun sequence genome:
TCTGTCACCAAGTTCAGAACCATCATGGAGAAATACTCTCACTCATTCCTAGAAGCTTCGCTGCAAGGTAATAATGAGATCTTGATTAGGATCTTGTAGGAAGCCACAGCATAGCTTCCTAATGGCCTTGAGGAACAAGAGAAGGTGTAATGTTACCAGAAGAGATTAAGGCAGGGATCCCCCAAGTGTTCAAACCATCAACCCCATCATGAAATTTCAGACTGTTCATTGATCCCaaacagttgttgttgttgttgttgttgttgttgttgttattattattattattattattattattattattattattaattagatttgtaggccgcccctctccgaaaactcggggcggctaacaacaatagaaaaagacaatgtaaacaaatctaatattaaaaacaatctaaaaaaccccaatttaaagaaccactcatacatacaagcataccatgtataaattctataagcctagggggaagagaaatttcaattccctcatgcctgacgacagaagtgggttttaaggagcttgcgaaaggcaaggagggtgggggcaactctgatatctggtggggagctggttccagagggtcggggccgccacagagaaagctcttctcctgggtcccgccaaacgacattgcttagttgacgggacctggagaaggccaattctgggacctaaccggtcgctgggattcgtgcagcagaaggtggtcccggagatattctgggccgacgccatgaagggctttataggtcataaccaacactttgaattgtgaccggaaattgatcggcaaccaatgcagactgtggagtgttggtgtaacatgggtaccttgggaagcccatgattgctcttgcagctgcattctgcacgatctgaagtttccgaacacttttcaaaggtagccccatgtagagagcattacagtagtcgagcctcaaggtgatgagggcatgagtgactgaattattatatgaaaataattatGTACATTTTACTGAGTATTACTATGAATGATAGTAACAACAAGCATTTGGATAGTCTCATCGAGCTTTCAGGGTCAATATTGATTTTGGAAAACCCAGATGAGGCTGAATAATATTTAAAGCACATTTTTAAATAAGAGTGTGAGAATGGGAAAGCCACTAGGAGGCAGTGTTATGCCACCAACCATTTTAGAAAAACTCATCAATCCAGGATTCAGCTGTGTGATTGCAACTTTGCCAAATTTTGGTTCTTGGGTTGTTTTCAGCTTAGAGGTAATGCAAGATTGAGGACAGCTAAAAGCACATTTTCTCAGTTCTTCCTATGCTGTTAAAGGACGTAAAAGCACCAAATAGTGATTTCTTGGTTATAAAGCttcggcagggtgatcagctgccTGTTTGCTTGGGAATGAATTTTGGTGGTGGTATTCAAAGGACCCCGCTCACTAGGTCAGCTATTCATTCTCCTATGCAGGTACCCACATTACATTGTCAATGTCCTGTGAAATGAGGGGGCAGAATTGCTAggcattgggcagcatataaattttaacACATTAGTAGTATTCAACGTCTTCCATTATCACAAAGGAATCTGAAAAGCTGTCACCTGTTTTTCCCCTCACCCTCCATAAAAGCAAATTTTAAAATTTCCAGCAGCCTGAACATGGCACCGCTACATTGGAGCTCAGGGAGAAGCTCAGCCAGCAGACTTCATTTTTAAACTTTCCTCTATTCAGCGAAATGGTGGGGGGAGGGTGGGCTTTGCAACGTAACACATATTCCTTGAGCAGCCCTGTCTTTGCAAGTCATTCTAGGAGCCTCGTTGTTTCGACAGCATcagaatttgatttaatttttaagtAAACATGTTCATGATTGCAGTGTTAgaggtctaaagcagtgtttttcaaccagtgtgccgcggcacactagtgtgccgtgagacatggtcaggtgtgccgcgaagctcagagagagaaagaaagcaagagagagagaggaagaaagcaagagagagaaagagaacaagagagagagagagagagaacaagagaaagaaagcaaaaaagagtgagaaagaaagcaagagagagagagaaagagagggagggaaggaaggagagagagagaatgacatggagggagggagagagaaagagagcaaaaaagagaggaaggaaggaagagaaagaaagagggaaggagagagagagaatgacagagggagggagggagagagaaaaagagcaaaaaagagaggaaggaaggaagagaaagaaagagggatggagagagaaagaaggaagagagagaaagaaggaagggagagagaaatagagcaaaagggaggaagagagagagaaatttttttgtccgacctttttttagcccccaccctccccccgctcaatgtgccccagggtttcgtgaatgtaaaaaatgtgccgcagctcaaaaaaggtagAAAATCAGTGGTCTAAACTAAGGAAGCAGTAAATTAAATGCCTATTTAAGAGCATTTTTCACACCATGAGTTAttatctagcacagtgtttcccaaccttggcatcttgagatctggacttcaactcccagaattccccagccagcaaatgctggctgggaaattctgggagttgaagtccagatctcttcaagttgccaaggttgggaaacactgatctagcacACCAAGGGATTTCAGTAACTTTCCATGATGTTCCTTGCAAACAGTCATGACAACTCAGTATTGATCAGTTTTGTCCCAAAGATAATTCATTTTTTAACAGCAGTCTTATatgtttgttttctctttctcctccctcccagattatgtttttctctcttttcgaCCTTCTCTGGTTGCTGCTGCTTGTGTGGGTGCCTCTCGCGTCTACCTTGAGATCTCTCCTCCGTGGACCACCCAGCTTCAACTGCTGACACGTTATTCCTGGGAACATCTCATTCCTTGCGTTGAACTCATGCTCAGGTATGTTTCAGAGTGAAGTAGACCATTCTCCTGAGCTGCCAGCGCAGTGTAATGGAGCAGACAGATGCCAAGTTTGGATCTAAAGTAGTCAGGAGTGGGTTTCCttgtcaacaataggaagcttctcaaggtgaagcaaactaaggaccagtacagaaaaactgtaactcaatgtcgtatggacaattggcggaacaaagcattgcatgaccagttcttggagaagattgaaggcaaagtggataaagaaaagtcCTGGTCATGGTTTActagtggaacactcaaaaaggagacagaaggactaatactggcgacacaagaacaggccattagaacaaatgctgtcaaagccagaattgaaaaatcaacagacgatcaaaagtgcagactctgtaaagaaacagatgaaacaatcgattacatactcagctgctgcaaaaagatctcacagactgattacaagcatagacatgatgctgtggcacagatgatccactggaacttgtgccggatcTATCCTTTACCAGCGGCAAAgagctggtgggatcataagcccgaaaaagtggttgaaaatgagcaagcaaaactactgtgggacttccgacttcagactgaccaaattctgaagcataacataccagacatcctgattgtggagaaaaagaaagtatggatcatcgacatcgcaatcccaggggacagcagaattgaggagaagcagctagagaaattagtgaaatacgaagatctaaaaatcgagctgcaacgactctggcataagccagtgaaagtgatcgcagtggtacttggcacgctgggcgtagtgccaaaggatctcagcgtacatttgaaaaccatcggaattgacaaaatctccacctgtcaattgcaaaaggccgctttactgggatcggcacacataattcgccgctacatcacgcagtcctaggtgtttgggaagcgcccgactggtgatgaaatacgaaatccagcatattgatgtcatttgctgtgttgtactgacataataataataataataataataataataataataataataataataataattgatactTGTTTCCTAGCACAGCATATATTAATTAGTTTCACATTTCTTTTTCAAAACATGGTTTGAttgtgctttttatttattttctcctagAAAAGCTCACAGTAAGGACCCCAGAGAAGAAACCCAGGAAAAGGATTCCTTGACCCTGTGGCAAGGCCTAAACCCCCAGACGCCAACTCAGGTTCTCTTCCAACAGCCACAGTACCACCCCTTACCCCAGCCCTCCACTGTCCTGCCACAGTTCTGTTCTCCGATACAGGATCTGTGCTCAGCTTATCGGGACTCCCTGCAAGCACCTCGATCCAGAGGCCTCAGTTCAGGGAATAGTGCACTGAGCAGTTACTCTTCCCTGCAGGAGAATTTCCAACCTGTTTTGCAGACCGTGTCTCTCCAACGGCCAATCACGATGCAGGTAGCCATCTCGACAGAATCCAGGCATTGCCTCTCATTGGTCTATGGCAGCAGCTACTTCAGCAGGCACCACTCCTACACAGCAGGCTGTTTCGATGGCTGAGCACCTATGGGAAAAGGGAGCCAGAGAGAGGCAGGATGGTTTGCCAGAAAAACACAGGGTTGGAGCACACAAACCAGATCACCCATGTCACTGTCAGCAGGGTCTCTGTGAAGAAATGTCTGGACAAACAGCAGATGCAACTCACAAATTTTGATTTCTCAGTACGTATGCTTTGCAATGAAGCAAGACTTTTAagagaaaaatgcaaaaaaatataCCTCAGATTTGCCAGGTTTTATTTTGATGGAGGAAGACCTGGAAAAGCTTCTTCCATAACACAAACGTTTACTGTAAGGTAACTTCCCTGTGGCACTTGCTTTGCTGATGAGGTTTGCCAGGTGGATGATTGTAGTTTTTAGCCCTGGAACCTTCTATTGGTGGTTAAAAGGCCAGTGTCTTTTGCACTCAACttgatctctctctccctccctctcgctctctcGGAATACTTTATGAAGAAACTTCCTTGTTGCTTATTGGAAGATTcgcacagcaataataaaacatgaAAATAGGAAGAGAAATACTTGAGAAACTTTTTGAATACATTTAATATTGTATTCCTTAATAGCATTTGAGTTtcatatttatagtatttttaattgcttttttaaagtACCTCTAGATATTTGAGATGCTGCTGCCTTATGTCACAAACAGTCATTTGTTGAGAAAATATGGTTTACAAGTTATATCAGGGATTAATGTTTACTTGAAGCAGCCCACTATAAAGAAAAATAGTTAAGTCCCTTAATTTTGGAGGGAACTGCTGCCTTTTATTATAGGATGTTATGAATTTGCAATATGACTTAGAAAAGTAGACAAAATATACATAGAAGGACTCTTAAAAGAGGGAAGAACACTTAAAAGGTTCAGGAATGGAAGGCTAATGGAAGGTGATCAAACAACTGAAAACTTGCATTTCTAAAAAGATACTAATACTATAGAAGACTATTGAGATAGGTTGCCATGCAAGCTATTTTCAAGGGAATATGTAAATCAGCATGACAAAGTAAATAACAATTCATTTTCAATATTAGCATTTAAAGCAGGGAATGAATCACAAAGATAAAGAAAAGCTAATCTTATTCTGCAAATGCTTCTCTAGCACCTTGACTTGGTTCTTTCTAGCTGGACTCCAGAATTAGGAAGTACAGTACTGTAGGtttgaaaaaaaggagaggggttAACATTAGCAGAAAATAATTGATGGAAATGGGTGGGCTCTAGTACCATGCCCCCACCACTGATTCTCTTATAGATTCGACAACACTTTACCAGGTTTTGCCTTGCCCCAGTGCTCCAATATTTCTATATAAGTGTACTTTAGGATCATGGCCTTAAACAATTTTGTATGATTAGGTTTTGTACTAGACTTGTGTAGCTCCAATTTCAAAATATGTTGAAGGCATCTACTACTGTGTGAAGTTGCCACTCGATGTGGAGCTATTGTCAGTGAATGACAGTATTTTTATGGAATGTTTCTCAGGATTGCAATAACACTATGTGCAATATGCTTTTATTCTATTGAATATCTAGAGTTTTGTGTTGTTGTAGTGGTAAAATGTTATTTGTTCATTTTGCTTTAAGTTATAATTTTCAGAGAGAAAGTGAAGAATTTTTAACTGGAGAGGAGAGTGCTGCTTTTAATGTAGGGGAAAAATCTTTCCTTTTTATTGAAAAGTCTGGTGATGAGTTCTGCTAAAGTCTGTTGCAGACTGGGCTTGTCCCGCTTTTGATGACAACATATGTAGCAAGACAAAGATGGAAATGTTTTTGTATGGATTTTCTTTCCTTGTTAGAAACATCTTTGTCAAAAAATAGCATTTGGACTTGTACCTTACCTTTTATGTATTTGTATACAACTTTTTAACTACAACATTTAAGCAGAAAGTAGTCACTCAATTGTGTAAAAACCACTGGAGAAGCTCAAGCTTATAGAATTTGTCCTGATTATTTCATGACGTCTTGTAAAGAAGGTGTTTTTGTGTACTGAAATTTTCTGTTTCTGTCTTTAAAAGGTTTATTGAATAAACAGCAAAAAACGTTAATGGGCTTGTCTCCTTTTGGGTGCTCATAATCTTCATAGGCTTTACTATGTCCTTTAATCAAATGTCTCCAGTTCCCTCCATGCCTGTTGCAGAGCTTCATAGTGGTAGGAAGCAAACATTCAATTAATCTAGAGGCTACCCAATGTCTCTAGTGGTTTACCCTGTAAAAAGTCATAAATAATAAGACCATCCATTTAAGGAAGAAGCACATGCAACATGCCAAATATAAAATGAAAGACTGAAcaactgacagtctcaaaatgggtgaacagtgcagtcaggcagtaggaaaagcaagtaggatgcttgactgcatagctagaggtataacaagcaggaagaaggagattattatcccgctatatagagtgctggtgagaccacatttggaatactgtgttcagttctggagacctcacctacaataagatattgacaaaattgaacgggtccaaagacgggctagaagaatggtggaaggtcttaagcataaaatatatcaggaaagacttaatgaactccatctgtatagtctggaggacagaaggaaaaggggggacatgatcgaaacatttaaatatgttaaagggttaaataaggtccaggagggaaatgtttttaataggaaagtgaacacaagaacaaggggacacaatctgaagttagttgggggaaagatcaaaagcaacgtgagaaaatattattttactgaaagagtagtagatccttggaacaaacttccagcagatgtggttggtaaatccacagtaactgaatttaaacatgcctgggataaacatagatccatcctaagataaaatacagaaaatagtataagggcagactagatggaccatgaggtctttttctgccatgtttttctcctatgtttctaactaCCTTAGTAGGCCTGGGAGAACAGTCAAATGTTCAAAGACATACGGATCTCTGGGCAATGCTGCTCTAGAAAGCATAcaacaaaatatactgctcaaaaaaataaagggaacacttaaacaacataatataacttcaagtaaatcaaacctttgtgaaatcaaactgtccgcttaggaagcaacactgacaatcaatttcattttgttgtcaggacattcaactttgtacagaacaaagtattcaatgagaatatttcattcagatctaggatgtgttatttgagtgttccctttattttttggagcagtgtagaaGAGAAGGCCTCTAAGCCTACTATATTGACAAAGCAAGCTTTCTTTTGATGCTCCTGAATATATGCAAGATTGCCATTGCAAAGATACACACAACACAAGTATCTTAGGAGAGCCACCTCTTGACCTGTTTTATCATCTGATTAGCTCCTCTTTGCAAACAGACGTTGAAGACTTCACCAAGACTTCAGTTACAATTAAAAAGAATTGAGTTGCTTTCCAGTTTAATTTCCTGGAAGCAATACTCAATTGTCCAAATAAGGAATTAAATTCCACTTTCAGCTGATAAGAACAAAGGAATCTCAGCACAGCAACAGAACACTTTTAAAAAGAATgcaagaagccttctctcttttcatGTTATATTTGCAGCTAAGAATTTCTATAGAAGAACAACTATTACCAAATGTCCTTTTTATTAGCTTGCTAAAGTTATTATCTATTCATGAAACCTGAGTACACTTGTTGCTATCAGTTGTATTAATGTAAAAAACTAGGAAGCTTTGCTTATATGGTGTTCCTATTTTCAGGAGAGAAAAGGAACAATTGCTAAATTGTCAGCTATGAAAATCTTTATGGAAAATTACGCCCTATCTAAAGGGTTCCTAGTGTGAGGTTTGCTGGAGCCAATTGGTAGGAACACTAAAGATTGAGTTTCTGGCTGATCCAGACACCCAGTGTCTCTACCGGTGGGTTGGATTCAGCATGCGATctgccctggaaatagcaaaggactggcccgcagtgcctctgccagtaaaaatggagcaaAGGAGGGCCATGCATGTCCTCCCTGGCACCATTTTCGaatgtgacagcctcctgcactcctttgccagtgaaaatgggcgcAGGCATGCGCATgcccccccccagctccattttcaccggcagagagttgcaggaggcatCATGGCCAAAAatgggactccgaggaggggtgCAAGGGGGTTGTACATGTGTGCACAGGGTCACATGCATGTGGGGGCGTGAGGCACATGAGTGGATTGTGCACACATATCGGgggctgttatgccgggcttcacgttacgagccccaattaagtcagaaatgtaaattcaaacacgctgttgtaaagtaaacagaaaagctgtttatccaaaataatgctgtgcatatgaactttaaactgagcaaattagctcacacacagatTATAATTTCTGAAAGttgtgagagacaaaaacaaacagagcagataagagcagctgtgagagcatcACAGCCACCTCTTCGAGTGaatccacaagatttacttagctgtgaaatatcccaaaaaagtatgtgaaagtccaggaacagCAAGCACAACATATCCTTGTCAAaacagataaactcccacatgcgctctctgtaacgctggtaatttatcagcaaccctattagtctaattgcctcagccacaggtgttctcccttatctccaacgATACctacgcagttggtcccttctagccatgagcctgcgcattctggcatctatgcACCGATCCTCCGActccgatgacccactaatggggtcattaactaatgggctggctgcatccatctctctatctgattcttctcccccagcatctgaccttggcaatgaatccacTGTCAGTATGGGTGCGTACACACTTTCAGCTTGTGGCAACAAAAAAATTGCCCTTCACTGTTCtaacatataaaacatattatGGTAATAATTGGAAGCAGACAGGggcagaatttattttattttaatgttaattttatttacttataataGGTGTGAGCTTCAACAAGAACATCTGACAAAGCACACTGAACTTTCATCAACCTCTAGTAGGGACTTAGCAATTTTTTTAATCATGAGAAGGGAAGCTTTTTTAGGCTAGCATCTTCCTAACCAGGGAAAATTAGCAACAGATGCCTCATATGTTCTGACGTGTATGTAACGTATACGGGTCAAACAATCTGATCGTGTATTTATAAATTTTGCTTTGATATATTCAAATATAAAAAGTGGAATTTCTTAAGAGGATTGGACACATACTTAAAGTAATGTATTACTTAATTTGGATCATGCTGGAGCCCTTTGTGCTAAAATTCAGTTTCCTCTGACAACCCACACAAACATAGCCCCACAGTTAGTGTTCAAAACATTTAATCGGACAGAAATTTCTATCTTTACATTTCTTGAAagctgttgatttttttttctacaatggAAAGTAAACTTCTCTTTATGACTGCTCACTATGCGAACAATCTTCTTCCACCATCACTGAaaactttttaaataatatttttagccTCCACTGCTTGTCAATGCCAAAAAACAACTATAGAAGGAAATTAAATATAACTTCAGTTCAGATTTGATTTGCTCTAAGCAGCCACCGAATATATCAGCACAAGTGTATTCAAAACCGAAAAGAAAGGGAATTGTCCTGTATTCGGAAGGTAGAATTAGACTTGGTGCTGTTCTTCTCCACGCTGAATGTGGGTTTCTTTGTTATGGTTGATTGGGAGGGTGATGGGAGAGTGTTTGTTTTGTGCTAGCTGGGGAGCTTCCTTTTTGGTGCACTGTCTAGACATTGAGAAACAAAGTGCTTACTTCTTGTCTGAGTTGTAGTAGCATCTCTAAGGGAGGACAAGTGGGGTTTAGTGGTAgatggaaggggggagagaaaccaGAAGTCGTGTTAAGGTGCAATAGAGCAAATCTTTCCATGCAGCTTTCTGGAATAACAGTGAAAAACCCTTGTTTCAGATGGAAATGTGGCAGCATCTACATAGATAACCAAGAGTTTAAAGGATTTGCACATTTTGAGCTACCAGTTGGAACACATGCCCGGGCTTGGTTGCTAAGTGACACAGTGTAAGACTGAGCTTGAACACATGGCTTTCCTATCAGAGAGAGGGCGGTGTTTGACCATCTTCCGAAAATGCAAAAgcagagccaaaaaaaaaaaaaatcactggctGATTCCTCTGAGTAACAGGATGCTAGTCATTTGTGCTCTGTGGTATGTGTTTTTGCATTTCAAGAAGTCAAATCATATTAGGTTTCCAGTGTGACTCATGACAGGCTGAAGACATCTCCATGAACAAGTGGTGACAACAATCACTGTGAAGAACGGAAGGATCGGAGAGTGGACAGATCCTCTGTATTTCTCCAGAGAAAAGAAGATGGGTGATCACCCATGAGTGCTCTGAATGGCAGCTATGAAGAAAGCATAAAACAGTGGTCTCCCATGGGTCTGGGCACCAGGAGCCAAGGAAGATGACATCTTAGTTCTCAGCTATTGCAGGGCCTTTCATAACAACACTAAGCCAGGCAAACCCATTTTAATTGTATCTGAAATAGTTTAATTTAACCACTTAATGGATATTAGACACCATCAAAACAGCAAGCTTAATGTGACACCTGGCATGTTTTACCTTCTTTGGATTTCAGAAATGTTAAAcaagaatttaaaataatatagaagactgccggcagaaaaagacctcatggtccatctagtctgcccttatactatttcctgtatttcatcttacaatggatatatgtttatcccaggcatgtttaggatatatgtttatcccattcagttactgtggatttaccaaccacgtctgctggaagtttgttccaaggatctaccactctttcagtgaaataatattttctcatgttgcttttgatctttcccccaactaacttcagattgtgtccccttgttcatgtgttcactt
This genomic interval carries:
- the CCNJL gene encoding cyclin-J-like protein, with the translated sequence MEQPWWKGVLAADVHQTLRLKELKLPVYKARSPQIEQRHYYADLLTVLSSHCQLCPTARHLAVYLLDIFMDRYDVTLKQLYVVSIACLLLASKFEEKEDKVPKLELLNNFAYMCSLNITLTKKDLLKMELLLLESFNWNLCLPTPAHYIDYYLFASVSEGDLHKAWPITSVTKFRTIMEKYSHSFLEASLQDYVFLSFRPSLVAAACVGASRVYLEISPPWTTQLQLLTRYSWEHLIPCVELMLRKAHSKDPREETQEKDSLTLWQGLNPQTPTQVLFQQPQYHPLPQPSTVLPQFCSPIQDLCSAYRDSLQAPRSRGLSSGNSALSSYSSLQENFQPVLQTVSLQRPITMQVAISTESRHCLSLVYGSSYFSRHHSYTAGCFDG